A genomic region of Gammaproteobacteria bacterium contains the following coding sequences:
- the rimP gene encoding ribosome maturation factor RimP codes for MNMKQKVLTELLEPVITAMGYVFWGIEYQIRKADALLRVYIDSPEGISVDDCADVSYEISGVLDVEEPISMAYVLEVSSPGLDRILFTPQQFEQFIGEEAKINLNHKIDNRRKIKGKIITVEGDKITIESEGEQIIVDFDTIMKARIVPGF; via the coding sequence CTGAATATGAAGCAAAAAGTTCTAACAGAGTTATTGGAACCTGTAATTACAGCAATGGGTTATGTATTTTGGGGAATTGAATACCAAATTCGTAAAGCTGATGCTCTATTAAGAGTTTATATAGACAGTCCGGAAGGAATCTCAGTGGACGATTGTGCAGATGTCAGTTATGAAATTTCAGGGGTGTTGGATGTTGAAGAGCCAATATCAATGGCTTATGTTCTTGAAGTTTCGTCACCAGGCTTAGATAGAATTCTATTCACACCACAACAATTTGAACAATTTATTGGTGAAGAAGCAAAGATAAATTTGAATCATAAAATTGATAATAGAAGAAAAATTAAAGGTAAAATTATCACTGTTGAGGGTGACAAAATAACAATAGAATCAGAAGGTGAACAAATCATTGTTGATTTTGATACGATTATGAAAGCAAGAATTGTTCCTGGTTTTTGA
- the atpD gene encoding F0F1 ATP synthase subunit beta, protein MSSGKIVQIIGAVVDVEFDRKDVPKVYEALTIAETNTTLEVQQQLGDGIVRTIALGSTDGLKRNLNVESTGAPIKVPVGKKTLGRIMDVLGNPIDHAGEIGEEERWEIHRQAPSYEEQAASNDVLETGIKVIDLVCPFNKGGKVGLFGGAGVGKTVNMMELIRNIAIEHSGYSVFAGVGERTREGNDFYHEMKDSNVLDKVSLVYGQMNEPPGNRLRVALTGLTIAEQFRDEGRDVLLFIDNIYRYTLAGTEVSALLGRMPSAVGYQPTLAEEMGMLQERITSTKKGSITSIQAVYVPADDLTDPSPATTFAHLDATVVLSRNIAELGIYPAVDPLDSTSRQLDPNIVGEEHYNVARAVQGTLQRYKELKDIIAILGMDELSEEDKQVVYRARKVERFFSQPFFVAEVFTGSPGKYVSLAETIRGFKGIIEGEYDDLPEQAFYMAGSIDEVIEKAKAMESKAA, encoded by the coding sequence ATGAGTTCAGGTAAAATAGTACAAATTATTGGTGCGGTTGTTGACGTAGAATTCGATCGTAAAGACGTTCCTAAAGTCTATGAGGCTTTGACAATTGCGGAAACAAACACAACTCTTGAAGTTCAACAACAGTTAGGTGACGGAATTGTGAGAACAATTGCGTTGGGTTCAACAGATGGTCTGAAAAGAAATTTAAATGTTGAATCAACCGGTGCTCCTATTAAAGTTCCTGTTGGTAAGAAAACACTTGGTCGTATCATGGATGTATTAGGTAACCCAATTGATCATGCCGGAGAAATTGGCGAAGAAGAGCGATGGGAAATTCACCGTCAAGCTCCAAGTTATGAAGAGCAAGCAGCCAGTAATGACGTGTTGGAAACCGGTATTAAAGTTATCGATTTGGTATGCCCGTTTAACAAAGGTGGTAAAGTTGGATTGTTCGGTGGTGCCGGTGTTGGTAAAACTGTAAACATGATGGAATTGATTCGTAACATTGCGATTGAGCATAGTGGTTATTCCGTTTTCGCCGGTGTGGGAGAGCGTACTCGTGAAGGAAATGACTTCTATCACGAAATGAAAGACTCAAACGTACTTGATAAAGTATCTTTGGTTTACGGTCAGATGAACGAGCCTCCGGGAAACAGATTGCGTGTGGCATTAACTGGGTTGACAATTGCTGAACAGTTCCGTGATGAAGGTCGTGACGTTTTATTGTTTATTGATAATATTTATCGTTATACATTGGCAGGTACTGAAGTTTCAGCTTTGTTGGGTCGTATGCCATCTGCTGTAGGTTACCAACCAACCCTGGCTGAAGAAATGGGTATGTTGCAAGAACGTATTACTTCAACTAAGAAAGGTTCTATTACATCGATTCAAGCGGTTTATGTACCAGCTGATGACTTGACTGACCCTTCTCCTGCAACAACATTTGCTCACTTGGATGCAACTGTTGTATTATCAAGAAATATTGCAGAATTAGGCATTTACCCAGCGGTTGATCCACTAGATTCAACATCACGTCAATTGGATCCAAACATTGTTGGTGAAGAGCACTATAATGTGGCGCGTGCGGTTCAAGGAACATTACAAAGATATAAAGAGCTTAAAGATATTATTGCTATCTTGGGTATGGATGAGTTATCTGAAGAAGATAAACAAGTTGTTTATCGCGCTCGTAAAGTAGAGAGATTCTTCTCTCAACCATTCTTCGTGGCAGAAGTATTTACAGGTTCCCCAGGTAAATATGTTTCATTAGCTGAAACAATCAGAGGGTTCAAAGGAATTATTGAAGGTGAGTATGACGATTTACCGGAACAAGCATTCTATATGGCTGGATCAATTGATGAAGTGATTGAAAAAGCGAAAGCCATGGAGTCTAAAGCAGCATAA
- a CDS encoding ATP synthase subunit I: MSDNLSFTQVKKKVFLIPIWQLLVGLIVFAILFVVSDFTSAIAGLYGSLVGVVGSLVFAGMVFGFGIRSGQLTTGRIFKAEAIKFLVVAILFYLAFAELALPFLSVIVGFFATLIVFILALLMLFR, translated from the coding sequence ATGAGTGATAATTTATCTTTCACGCAGGTCAAAAAGAAGGTTTTTCTCATACCGATTTGGCAGTTGCTGGTAGGTCTGATTGTTTTTGCAATTTTGTTTGTTGTTTCTGATTTCACATCAGCAATCGCAGGGTTGTACGGGTCTTTAGTGGGTGTGGTTGGAAGTCTGGTATTTGCCGGAATGGTTTTTGGATTTGGAATTCGTTCAGGGCAATTAACTACCGGAAGAATATTTAAAGCAGAAGCAATAAAATTCCTTGTGGTTGCAATATTGTTTTACTTGGCTTTTGCTGAATTAGCACTTCCTTTTCTCTCAGTGATTGTGGGGTTTTTTGCTACTTTAATAGTATTTATTTTAGCATTGTTAATGTTATTTAGGTGA
- the atpB gene encoding F0F1 ATP synthase subunit A, producing the protein MSDGASDIGGYIEHHLKNNTLELVEGSSFWSIHMDSLVYTLITAVVYLLFFGMVAKKVKSGVPSKTQNFVEMVVGFVNEQVKDLFHYKSKVVAPLALSIFIWVFLMNFMDLVPVDLLPATGQVVGIEYMRVVPSTDPNITLGMSSAVILLVMFYNFTKKGLGGYAREYFGHPFESKNIVGKIVLFIPNMLLNTVETVAKPISLGLRLFGNLYAGELIFMLIAVFTLGYGLEQLLSFGGVIMVVAQFILGLIWTLFHIIIITLQAFIFMMLSVVYLAQSHDTGH; encoded by the coding sequence ATGAGTGATGGCGCAAGCGATATTGGCGGTTATATAGAACACCACCTTAAGAACAATACACTAGAATTAGTGGAAGGTTCGTCATTTTGGTCAATACACATGGATAGTTTGGTCTATACATTAATAACGGCAGTTGTTTACCTATTGTTTTTTGGCATGGTTGCCAAAAAAGTTAAGTCAGGTGTCCCTTCTAAAACACAAAACTTTGTAGAGATGGTGGTTGGTTTTGTTAATGAACAAGTCAAAGATTTGTTTCATTATAAAAGCAAAGTGGTTGCGCCATTGGCTTTAAGTATATTTATATGGGTCTTCCTAATGAATTTCATGGACTTAGTTCCAGTTGATTTGTTACCGGCAACAGGTCAGGTTGTTGGGATAGAATATATGCGGGTAGTTCCCTCTACGGATCCAAATATTACACTTGGCATGTCTTCAGCAGTTATATTGTTAGTAATGTTCTATAATTTTACTAAAAAAGGACTTGGTGGATATGCAAGAGAATACTTTGGCCACCCTTTTGAATCAAAAAACATTGTTGGAAAAATAGTTTTGTTTATACCCAACATGTTACTAAATACAGTTGAAACAGTCGCAAAGCCAATATCTCTTGGTTTGCGTTTGTTTGGAAATTTATATGCAGGCGAGTTGATTTTTATGTTAATCGCTGTGTTTACTTTAGGGTATGGGCTTGAGCAGTTGTTATCATTTGGCGGGGTTATAATGGTAGTTGCACAATTCATCCTAGGTTTAATATGGACATTGTTTCATATAATAATTATTACATTACAAGCGTTTATTTTCATGATGTTGAGTGTGGTATATCTGGCTCAGTCTCATGATACTGGACACTAG
- the nusA gene encoding transcription termination factor NusA: protein MSKEILYVAEALSNEKNVTKEVIYEAIELALASATRKKHRKDMDVKVIINPQTGNYRSFRRWEVVADEDLEFEDKQVALSEAQSDNPEVEIGDVLEEEMESIEFGRIAAQTAKQVILQKVREAERMQVVDKYEDRVGEVLNGTVKRVDRGHIFLDLGNKVEAIIPKDQSIPREMTRRGDRLRGLLIEVNKDNRGPLLTLSRSASEFLIELFKVEVPEIDQGLIKIKGAARDPGFRAKIAVHSTDPKLDPIGACVGMRGSRVMSVSNELGGERIDIVLWDEDPAHFVINAMAPAEIESIVVDEDRNSIDVAVAEDKLSQAIGRGGQNVRLASELTGWNINVMTSEQADEKNQSEAMEFVEKFMDQLDIDEDMAVILVQEGFSSIDEIAYVDKSELLAVEGFDEDVVSELRQRARDALLTQLISKEEKLEETKPADDLLNLEGMDSKLAYTLASKQITTRDDLADLSTDELMEISELSEEQASQLIVEARKHWFEEEE from the coding sequence ATGAGTAAAGAGATTTTATACGTTGCAGAAGCATTATCTAATGAAAAAAATGTTACTAAAGAAGTCATTTATGAAGCTATTGAGTTAGCTTTGGCATCTGCAACACGAAAAAAACATCGTAAAGATATGGATGTTAAAGTGATAATTAACCCACAAACTGGTAACTACCGTAGTTTTAGACGTTGGGAAGTGGTCGCTGATGAAGATTTGGAATTTGAAGATAAGCAAGTTGCGTTATCAGAAGCACAGTCAGACAACCCGGAAGTAGAAATCGGTGATGTTTTAGAAGAAGAAATGGAATCTATTGAGTTTGGCCGAATTGCAGCACAAACGGCTAAACAAGTTATCTTGCAAAAAGTTCGCGAAGCAGAAAGAATGCAAGTAGTCGATAAATATGAAGATCGAGTCGGCGAAGTTTTGAATGGCACAGTGAAGAGAGTAGACAGAGGACATATTTTCCTGGATTTAGGAAATAAAGTGGAAGCTATCATTCCTAAGGATCAGTCAATTCCAAGAGAAATGACTCGTAGAGGAGATCGTTTACGTGGATTACTTATTGAAGTCAACAAGGATAATCGTGGGCCACTATTGACTCTTTCAAGAAGTGCTTCTGAGTTTTTAATTGAGTTATTTAAAGTAGAGGTTCCTGAGATTGATCAAGGTTTGATTAAAATTAAAGGAGCTGCTAGAGACCCGGGATTTCGTGCTAAAATAGCGGTTCACTCAACAGACCCAAAACTAGATCCGATTGGAGCTTGTGTGGGTATGCGAGGATCTCGTGTAATGTCAGTTTCAAACGAACTAGGCGGTGAGAGAATTGATATCGTATTATGGGATGAAGATCCAGCTCATTTTGTCATTAATGCAATGGCGCCTGCGGAAATTGAATCCATAGTCGTTGATGAAGACAGAAATAGCATTGATGTCGCCGTTGCCGAAGATAAATTATCACAAGCCATTGGACGTGGCGGACAAAATGTTCGTTTGGCAAGTGAGTTAACAGGCTGGAATATTAATGTCATGACATCCGAACAAGCGGATGAGAAGAATCAGTCTGAAGCGATGGAATTTGTTGAGAAATTCATGGATCAATTGGATATTGATGAAGACATGGCAGTTATACTCGTACAAGAAGGCTTCAGTTCAATTGATGAAATCGCTTACGTCGATAAATCCGAATTATTAGCAGTTGAAGGATTTGATGAAGATGTTGTGAGTGAGTTGAGACAAAGAGCCAGAGATGCGCTTTTGACGCAATTAATCTCAAAAGAAGAAAAACTGGAAGAAACAAAACCAGCAGATGATTTACTGAATTTAGAAGGAATGGATAGTAAATTAGCATATACATTAGCGTCAAAACAAATTACAACCAGGGATGATTTAGCAGATTTATCAACAGATGAATTGATGGAAATTTCCGAATTATCAGAAGAACAAGCATCACAATTAATCGTAGAAGCTCGTAAACACTGGTTTGAAGAGGAAGAATAA
- the atpE gene encoding F0F1 ATP synthase subunit C — MENMALIADIQGMTVIAVAMIIGMAALGTAIGFAILGGKLLESSARQPELAPMLQGKMFLIAGLLDAISMIGIGLALFFTFANPFLGPLTAS, encoded by the coding sequence ATGGAAAACATGGCATTAATCGCTGACATTCAAGGTATGACAGTAATCGCAGTAGCAATGATAATCGGCATGGCTGCATTAGGAACAGCAATTGGTTTTGCAATATTAGGTGGTAAACTATTAGAATCGTCTGCCAGACAACCAGAATTGGCACCAATGCTACAAGGAAAAATGTTCTTAATCGCTGGTTTGCTAGATGCAATCTCAATGATTGGTATTGGTTTGGCACTGTTCTTCACGTTTGCTAACCCGTTTTTGGGGCCTTTAACTGCAAGCTAA
- a CDS encoding F0F1 ATP synthase subunit B, whose product MSINVTLLIQMVVFFVVVLITMKYIWPIILGAMEEREKQIADGLAATNKAEAELKKAQEEAESILNEAKDQASTVRESANKMATKIKDQAKAEALAEKDRQMAAAVAEIEQEANRAKENLRKQVSALALAGTEKLLNKEVDSKVHADLLNDLVKEI is encoded by the coding sequence ATGAGTATAAATGTCACACTACTAATTCAAATGGTTGTTTTCTTTGTTGTTGTTTTAATAACAATGAAATACATCTGGCCGATCATTCTTGGTGCGATGGAAGAGCGCGAAAAGCAGATTGCAGACGGTTTGGCTGCAACCAATAAAGCAGAAGCTGAATTGAAAAAGGCTCAAGAAGAAGCGGAAAGCATTCTGAATGAAGCAAAAGATCAGGCGAGTACAGTTAGGGAATCAGCCAACAAAATGGCAACCAAGATAAAAGATCAGGCAAAAGCGGAAGCTTTGGCAGAAAAAGACCGTCAAATGGCTGCCGCAGTTGCTGAGATTGAGCAAGAGGCAAATCGTGCAAAAGAAAATTTGAGAAAACAAGTTTCAGCTTTGGCATTGGCCGGAACTGAAAAACTGTTAAACAAAGAAGTTGACTCAAAAGTTCACGCCGATTTATTGAATGATTTGGTAAAAGAGATATAA
- a CDS encoding F0F1 ATP synthase subunit epsilon: MSTIQCNIVSAENEIFSGEVAMVFATGIAGELGIAPRHAPLITLLKPGEVRLEKADGSRQNYYVSGGILEVQPHIVTVLADTATRAEDIDEAAAIRAKEEAERLLKDSDKRQDLARVQADLAKAVAQIQALSRIKKKLQKKR; encoded by the coding sequence ATGAGTACAATTCAATGTAACATAGTCAGTGCAGAGAATGAGATTTTTTCAGGTGAAGTGGCAATGGTTTTTGCTACAGGGATAGCTGGCGAACTCGGTATCGCACCTCGACATGCACCGCTGATAACATTACTGAAGCCAGGTGAAGTCAGACTTGAAAAAGCTGATGGCTCCCGCCAGAACTATTATGTTTCAGGTGGAATTTTAGAAGTTCAACCTCATATAGTAACTGTTTTGGCGGATACAGCAACCCGTGCTGAAGACATTGATGAGGCTGCTGCTATAAGAGCCAAAGAAGAAGCTGAAAGATTATTGAAAGACTCAGATAAACGTCAGGATTTGGCAAGAGTTCAGGCTGATTTAGCGAAAGCAGTTGCTCAAATTCAAGCACTTAGTCGTATTAAGAAAAAGCTACAAAAGAAAAGGTAA
- the atpA gene encoding F0F1 ATP synthase subunit alpha translates to MQTTLNPSEISELIKERIKNFKVQSEARTEGTVVSVSDGIARIHGLADVMQGEMIELPNNTYALALNLERDSVGVVIMGDYTNISEGDKAKCTGKILEVPVGPELVGRVVDALGNPIDGNGPIEAKETSPVERIAPGVIERQSVDQPVQTGLKSIDSMVPIGRGQRELIIGDRQTGKTAVAIDAIINQKGKGVTCIYVAIGQKRSSVTAIVRKLEEFGAMDHTIIVAATASDSAAMQYIAPYAGCAMGEYFRDRGQDALIVYDDLTKQAWAYRQVSLLLKRPPGREAYPGDVFYLHSRLLERAARVNADYVEEFTKGEVKGQTGSLTALPIIETQAGDVSAFVPTNVISITDGQIFLETDLFNAGIRPAINAGLSVSRVGGAAQTKVIKKLGGGVRLALAQYRELAAFAQFASDLDEVTRRQLERGQKVTELMKQAQYSPMSVAEMAVTLYAVDKGYMDDIELNKIGDFESALLDHMNGSQEEFMNKLSASGDYNDEVEGTIKAGIEGFKKTGTW, encoded by the coding sequence ATGCAAACGACATTGAATCCATCAGAAATTAGCGAACTGATTAAAGAGCGCATTAAGAATTTCAAAGTACAATCAGAAGCAAGAACAGAAGGTACAGTTGTTTCTGTATCAGACGGTATTGCCAGAATTCACGGACTTGCAGATGTAATGCAAGGTGAGATGATTGAATTACCTAATAACACTTATGCATTGGCGTTGAACCTTGAGCGTGATTCAGTGGGTGTGGTCATCATGGGTGATTACACAAACATCTCAGAAGGCGATAAAGCGAAATGTACCGGTAAAATTCTTGAAGTGCCGGTTGGACCTGAATTGGTTGGACGTGTTGTGGATGCTTTGGGTAATCCAATTGACGGAAATGGTCCGATTGAAGCTAAAGAAACATCACCAGTGGAGCGTATTGCTCCGGGTGTTATTGAGCGTCAATCAGTTGACCAACCTGTTCAAACGGGCTTGAAGTCTATTGACTCTATGGTTCCAATCGGAAGAGGACAACGTGAGTTGATTATTGGTGATCGACAAACCGGTAAAACAGCAGTTGCAATTGATGCGATTATTAATCAAAAAGGAAAAGGTGTTACCTGTATTTACGTTGCGATTGGTCAAAAACGCTCATCAGTAACAGCGATTGTTCGTAAACTGGAAGAGTTTGGTGCGATGGATCACACAATTATTGTTGCGGCCACAGCTTCTGATTCAGCTGCGATGCAATATATTGCTCCTTATGCCGGTTGTGCGATGGGTGAGTACTTCCGTGACCGCGGTCAGGATGCTTTGATTGTTTATGATGATTTGACAAAACAAGCATGGGCTTACAGACAAGTTTCCCTGTTGTTGAAAAGACCTCCTGGACGTGAGGCTTATCCTGGTGATGTTTTCTACTTGCACTCAAGATTATTAGAGAGAGCGGCTCGTGTGAATGCGGATTACGTTGAAGAATTCACAAAGGGTGAAGTTAAAGGTCAAACAGGTTCATTGACGGCATTGCCAATCATTGAAACCCAAGCCGGTGACGTATCAGCATTCGTACCAACAAACGTAATTTCGATTACTGACGGACAAATTTTCTTGGAAACTGATTTATTTAATGCTGGTATTCGTCCGGCGATTAATGCGGGTCTTTCTGTGTCACGTGTTGGTGGTGCAGCCCAAACTAAAGTAATTAAGAAATTAGGTGGTGGTGTTCGTTTAGCACTGGCTCAATATCGTGAGTTGGCAGCGTTTGCTCAGTTTGCTTCAGATTTGGATGAAGTGACCAGAAGACAGCTTGAGCGTGGTCAAAAAGTAACAGAATTGATGAAGCAAGCACAATACTCTCCTATGAGTGTTGCAGAGATGGCAGTCACTTTGTATGCGGTCGATAAAGGTTACATGGATGACATCGAGCTCAACAAAATCGGAGATTTTGAATCGGCGTTGTTAGATCACATGAATGGATCTCAAGAAGAGTTTATGAATAAACTCAGTGCATCCGGCGATTATAATGATGAAGTTGAAGGAACTATCAAAGCCGGAATTGAAGGGTTCAAAAAAACTGGTACATGGTAG
- the atpG gene encoding F0F1 ATP synthase subunit gamma codes for MAVGSEIVTKIKSVQSTKKVTSALEMVSASKIKRAKDQMMEARPYATQMKKIIGHMAHASPEYRHPFMKEREVKRIGYIIISTDRGLCGGLNTNLFKKTVADMKQWKDKGVDIDAVTIGNKASTFFKSVDVSLKASISSLGDNPELTKLVGVVKVMLDLFTEEKIDRINLVFNDFVNSIVQKPTVQQLLPLEATDDDGVKNNFDYLYEPEAQDVLEFVLGRYVESLVFQGILENLASEHAARMIAMKNATDNASELIKDLRLVYNKARQAAITQEISEIVGGAAAV; via the coding sequence ATGGCAGTCGGAAGTGAAATTGTAACCAAAATTAAAAGTGTTCAGTCCACCAAAAAGGTGACTTCAGCACTTGAAATGGTTTCGGCAAGTAAAATTAAACGAGCCAAAGACCAAATGATGGAGGCAAGACCTTATGCAACACAGATGAAAAAAATCATCGGGCATATGGCTCATGCTTCTCCTGAATACAGACACCCTTTCATGAAAGAGCGTGAAGTTAAAAGAATTGGTTACATTATTATCTCTACCGACAGAGGTCTTTGTGGTGGCTTGAATACAAACCTTTTCAAAAAAACCGTTGCTGATATGAAACAATGGAAAGATAAAGGTGTTGATATAGACGCTGTGACAATTGGTAACAAGGCATCAACTTTTTTCAAAAGTGTTGATGTTTCGCTGAAAGCGAGCATTAGCTCATTGGGAGACAACCCTGAGTTAACTAAACTGGTTGGCGTTGTTAAGGTTATGTTGGATTTGTTCACAGAAGAAAAAATTGATCGCATAAATTTAGTATTTAATGACTTTGTTAATTCGATTGTTCAAAAGCCAACAGTTCAGCAACTTTTGCCACTTGAAGCAACAGATGATGATGGAGTCAAAAACAACTTTGACTACCTCTATGAGCCGGAAGCACAAGATGTTTTAGAGTTCGTATTAGGTCGTTATGTTGAATCATTGGTGTTTCAGGGGATTTTGGAAAACTTAGCTAGCGAACATGCTGCAAGAATGATAGCGATGAAAAACGCCACAGATAATGCGAGTGAGCTGATTAAAGACTTGCGACTAGTATATAACAAGGCACGTCAAGCTGCCATTACACAAGAAATTTCAGAGATTGTTGGCGGAGCCGCCGCAGTTTAA
- a CDS encoding F0F1 ATP synthase subunit delta — translation MAELITLARPYAKAAFDYAKGEGLVESWLKQLSVSAGLASVDEVIDAFSSPNKDLASLVDMLSGSGADEGYKNFIQLLADNNRLVLLPDVVSVFKTISENDAKTLSADVYTAEEISKEQVEAITASLSKRTGKTVKVTQHIDASLLSGARVVAGDLVIDGSLKAKLEKLKTELLN, via the coding sequence ATGGCTGAACTCATTACTCTGGCAAGACCTTATGCTAAAGCAGCTTTTGATTACGCAAAAGGAGAAGGCTTGGTTGAGTCTTGGTTGAAACAATTATCCGTTTCGGCAGGATTGGCTTCTGTTGATGAGGTTATTGATGCTTTTTCATCACCAAACAAAGATTTAGCAAGTTTGGTTGATATGCTATCTGGTTCTGGCGCAGATGAGGGTTATAAAAACTTTATCCAGTTGCTGGCAGACAACAACAGATTGGTGTTATTACCCGATGTTGTCAGTGTTTTTAAAACTATCAGTGAAAATGATGCTAAAACATTGAGTGCCGATGTTTATACAGCAGAAGAAATCAGCAAAGAACAGGTTGAGGCGATAACCGCATCTCTATCAAAAAGAACCGGAAAAACCGTTAAAGTGACTCAGCACATTGATGCTTCATTATTGAGTGGCGCAAGAGTGGTTGCGGGTGATTTGGTGATTGATGGTTCTTTAAAAGCCAAATTAGAAAAGCTGAAAACAGAATTGTTGAATTAA